In one Yarrowia lipolytica chromosome 1A, complete sequence genomic region, the following are encoded:
- a CDS encoding uncharacterized protein (Compare to YALI0A18425g, similar to uniprot|Q881B2 Pseudomonas syringae Xenobiotic compound monooxygenase(DszA family)), with protein sequence MDIISQKGVENGKVAVSAPVKHPEKKKIILNAFVMNTPNHLNAGLWRHPENRQKNWNDLDHWVELAQLLEKGKFHAIFVADTAGVYDVYKSEKDTAIKTGTQFPVNDPLYLVPALSMATNNIGFGITVSTTYDVPYGLARRFATVDHLSKGRVAWNIVTSYLESGAINHGLDCQIAHDERYNIANEYLDVTYKLWESSWREDALKKDVEANVLVDPELVRYINHEGKYFKVPGPAITSPSPQRTPFLFQAGMSKAGRGFACKHAEAAFVAGPTPQFIRKSVDDLREQAAKIGRDPQSLKTLAVMFVIVAETDELAREKYDEYNSYVDPEGALTLFGGWFGLDISKYPDDLDLREVTDNDTLAKIIAQWATSCSETDGMWNKSRVAKEYVIGGRGEVIVGSPTTVADRLEEWVEIGDVDGFNLASATIPGTYESIVKLLVPELQKRGRFWEDYAVPGGTLRENIYSSPGQSHLRDDHPAKRFTWKKDQPFPLGKDGNLVTEEDSEREEKEGETVTEENRATSEGPVPKRVKTSA encoded by the coding sequence ATGGACATCATTTCTCAAAAAGGAGTTGAGAACGGCAAAGTCGCCGTTTCTGCACCGGTCAAGCATCcggaaaagaaaaaaatcattCTCAATGCCTTTGTCATGAACACCCCCAATCATCTTAACGCTGGACTCTGGAGACACCCTGAGAACCGGCAGAAGAACTGGAACGACCTTGACCACTGGGTCGAGCTCGCCCAGCTGCTCGAAAAAGGCAAATTCCACGCCATATTTGTGGCCGACACTGCAGGAGTTTACGACGTTTACAAGTCCGAAAAGGATACAGCGATCAAGACTGGTACCCAGTTTCCCGTCAATGACCCGCTTTATCTCGTCCCTGCTCTATCGATGGCCACCAATAACATTGGCTTTGGAATCACCGTATCAACCACCTACGATGTGCCCTATGGTTTGGCCCGTCGTTTTGCCACTGTCGATCATCTGTCCAAGGGCCGAGTCGCCTGGAACATTGTCACGTCGTATCTCGAGTCTGGTGCCATCAACCACGGTCTGGACTGTCAGATTGCTCATGATGAGCGGTATAACATTGCCAACGAGTATCTGGACGTGACTTACAAACTGTGGGAATCGTCATGGCGAGAAGATgcgctcaagaaggacgtaGAGGCCAATGTTCTGGTCGACCCGGAGCTCGTCCGATACATCAACCATGAGGGCAAGTATTTCAAGGTACCGGGCCCTGCAATCACTTCTCCCTCGCCCCAGAGAACTCCGTTTCTGTTCCAGGCTGGCATGTCGAAAGCTGGACGTGGGTTTGCATGCAAGCATGCTGAGGCTGCGTTTGTGGCTGGTCCTACCCCACAGTTCATTCGTAAGTCGGTCGACGATCTCAGAGAACAGGCCGCAAAGATCGGGAGAGACCCCCAGAGCCTCAAAACCCTTGCCGTGATGTTTGTAATTGTGGCGGAGACCGACGAGTTAGCACGGGAAAAGTACGACGAATACAACTCGTATGTAGATCCCGAGGGTGCCTTGACTCTGTTTGGAGGGTGGTTTGGTCTGGACATTAGCAAATACCCTGACGACCTAGATCTGCGAGAGGTGACAGACAATGATACACTTGCAAAGATCATTGCGCAGTGGGCTACCTCTTGTAGTGAAACTGACGGAATGTGGAACAAGTCGCGAGTGGCAAAGGAGTATGTCAttggtggacgaggagagGTCATTGTCGGCTCTCCCACCACTGTGGCTGATAgactggaggagtgggTGGAAATCGGAGACGTGGATGGCTTCAATCTGGCCAGTGCCACCATTCCAGGCACCTATGAGTCCATCGTTAAACTTCTGGTTCCCGAGCTACAGAAACGAGGTCGATTCTGGGAGGACTATGCTGTTCCGGGCGGTACTCTCAGAGAGAATATTTATTCCTCGCCCGGCCAGTCTCATCTCCGAGACGATCATCCTGCCAAAAGATTCACCTGGAAGAAAGACCAGCCTTTTCCTCTTGGAAAAGATGGCAACCTAGTGACTGAGGAGGACAGTGAGCgggaagagaaggaaggaGAGACAGTGACAGAGGAAAATAGGGCCACTTCTGAAGGGCCTGTTCCAAAGCGAGTAAAGACTTCAGCTTGA
- a CDS encoding uncharacterized protein (Compare to YALI0A18524g, no similarity) has protein sequence MSLVIATLVSTVIAAGIPANVVVRQNPNIPNLPNMPSELAGLLDGVNIPADMAGLLGATNVAGLAGLLNAEDMQHVSEALQWAGDSERMFNDPRYQSLQSIVLSPEFSTMNEQEMRSVNQAIGSIAAEYHSNNPAWRTRSDWGDDDDDNDDDDTRTFNPAMVATGAGSRTTGASRNDDDDDDDTRTFNPTVVATATGSSTTGSPRSDDDDDDDDDDVNEKANSQSVAVSGPGSAPAASATGAASSAGQAGSTAASAASSAASAASSAASAASSAATSATAAVGSAADSAAASATAAVGSATDSAAASATGNVGVSNGVPMAGAAIVFVAALL, from the coding sequence ATGTCTCTCGTAATTGCCACCCTTGTATCCACCGTGATTGCAGCCGGCATTCCTGCCAACGTTGTGGTTCGACAGAATCCCAACATCCCCAACTTGCCCAACATGCCCTCGGAGCTGGCGGGTCTTCTGGACGGAGTCAACATACCTGCTGACATGGCAGGGCTTCTGGGCGCCACCAACGTGGCTGGACTGGCCGGACTGCTCAACGCTGAAGATATGCAGCACGTCAGCGAGGCTCTCCAGTGGGCCGGAGACTCGGAACGAATGTTCAACGACCCCCGATACCAGTCGCTTCAGAGCATTGTGCTGTCCCCCGAATTCTCCACCATGAACGAACAGGAGATGCGAAGCGTCAATCAGGCCATTGGGTCCATCGCGGCCGAGTATCACTCCAATAACCCCGCCTGGCGCACCCGGAGCGACTGGGgggacgacgacgacgataacgatgacgacgatacGCGAACCTTTAACCCCGCCATGGTGGCCACCGGAGCCGGTAGCAGAACTACTGGTGCCTCCAGAaatgatgacgacgacgacgacgatacGCGAACCTTTAACCCCACCGTGGTGGCCACCGCAACTGGTAGCAGCACTACTGGTTCCCCCAGAagtgacgatgacgacgacgacgatgatgatgacgtcaACGAGAAGGCTAACTCTCAGAGTGTAGCCGTGAGCGGCCCCGGTAGTGCCCCTGCTGCCTCGGCCACTGGTGCTGCCTCTTCGGCTGGCCAGGCTGGTTCTACGGCCGCCTCTGCCGCCTCTTCTGCCGCCTCTGCCGCCTCTTCTGCCGCCTCTGccgcctcttctgctgccaccTCTGCCACTGCCGCAGTTGGTTCTGCCGCCGATTCTGCTGCGGCCTCTGCCACCGCCGCAGTTGGTTCTGCCACCGATTCTGCTGCGGCCTCTGCTACCGGCAATGTTGGTGTTTCCAATGGCGTTCCCATGGCCGGTGCCGCcattgtttttgttgctgctcttcTTTAG
- a CDS encoding uncharacterized protein (Compare to YALI0A18403g, no similarity), producing MDHLRSTLYAIAQREGIAMADADRALAAYQHQTALPSQPNDRDTETQTDSQSRTRSGRERVSAEQMKVVTPQSTQTQLQTTQTPQSTQTQVQSAPTPHMFPTNICFATAVKLLETARNMECREYIAQPKTNHNWNEILRTLEAQRQPFDQLEDMCLVIHIWNGNSTSAACKLLFEKFPHRSYNQWLYRYKNLKEAGGEDLEGAEESQGRANGEEEIPEEVFRTHFKTRFPDVYTDRVLAKSSSLSHDKPDRKWYSFAVFEDWAIVLCLSNQGATPTIIEAARELHTQFPHRTLCAWNNRCRMMIQMSSMEFSKMAAEAKAGYDHEHALKQLEKRFPEVYKVPVSTGPLPSWTQNKPTTSATSHRLVKENKKIRFTDVENTATYAHIALCQTVQAAARQMAHLFPHRSVRAWDKRMRVLRAVPGWQQTAQVSCSQYSYEATIEHLQARFPQVYNAETYRPENESMATRADESFLRKARFDEFEDHVVLVHLSLSPTTTATKLHELFPHRTQQAWRQRTLHVQNKVDANAIEHAKTSYSHENVMRHFRQRFPWVYREIKSEPVEAIVKVESPIMPTPQIMHTMPPRLEHIPPPSPALAFPLTPPLNTEELPRSLATLERLLILKTMASSKSPATDLSRAWPHKHVYEWTTLCDSLRNASNQELVVAMETFCEQELRAVLAVHYPQYRVQRRKSWIDTVLIKG from the coding sequence ATGGACCACCTCAGAAGCACTCTTTATGCCATCGCTCAGCGCGAGGGCATCGCCATGGCCGACGCCGACCGCGCGCTGGCGGCCTACCAGCACCAGACCGCGCTGCCGTCTCAGCCAAATGACAGAGAcacagagacacaaacagactcCCAAAGTCGGACCCGTAGTGGGAGAGAAAGAGTAAGTGCGGAGCAGATGAAGGTAGTAACTCCGCAgtcgacacaaacacaactccaaacgacacagacgCCGCAgtcgacacaaacacaagtcCAGTCGGCCCCAACACCCCATATGTTTCCAACCAACATCTGCTTTGCCACCGCggtcaagctgctggaaacaGCCCGAAACATGGAGTGTCGCGAGTACATTGCCCAGCCCAAAACCAACCACAACTGGAACGAGATCCTGCGCACGCTCGAGGCCCAGCGACAGCCGTTCGACCAGCTCGAGGACATGTGTCTCGTCATCCACATTTGGAACGGCAACTCCACCTCGGCCGCCTGCAAGCTGCTTTTCGAGAAGTTCCCCCACAGAAGCTACAACCAGTGgctgtaccggtacaagaacctcaaggaggccggAGGAGAAGACCTGGAGGGAGCAGAGGAGAGCCAAGGCAGAGCCAAtggcgaggaggagattccCGAAGAAGTGTTCCGTACTCACTTCAAAACCCGATTCCCAGACGTCTACACTGATCGAGTGCTCGCCAAATCGTCGTCGCTCTCACATGACAAACCCGACCGCAAGTGGTATTCGTTTGCAGTGTTCGAGGACTGGGCCATTGTGCTGTGTCTGTCAAACCAGGGCGCCACACCCACCATCATCGAGGCCGCACGAGAGCTGCACACACAGTTTCCTCACCGCACGCTGTGTGCGTGGAATAACCGGTGTCGTATGATGATCCAAATGAGTTCGATGGAGTTCTCCAAGATGGCTGCagaggccaaggctggCTACGACCACGAGCACGCCCTAAAGCAACTCGAAAAACGCTTCCCAGAAGTTTACAAGGTTCCTGTCTCCACAGGACCGTTGCCATCATGGACACAGAACAAACCTACCACCTCGGCCACATCACACCGACTAGTCAAGGAGAATAAGAAAATTCGGTTCACAGATGTCGAGAACACAGCCACATACGCTCATATCGCGTTGTGCCAGACGGTTCAGGCTGCTGCCCGACAGATGGCCCACCTGTTCCCCCACAGATCGGTGCGTGCTTGGGACAAACGTATGCGGGTGCTGCGCGCAGTACCTGGATGGCAGCAAACAGCGCAGGTAAGCTGCTCCCAGTACAGCTACGAGGCAACGATCGAACATTTGCAGGCGCGATTCCCTCAGGTATACAACGCTGAGACGTACAGACCCGAAAACGAGAGCATGGCAACGCGCGCGGATGAGTCGTTCCTGCGCAAGGCCAGATTCGACGAGTTCGAAGACCATGTGGTGCTCGTGCACCTGTCCTTGTCCCCCACCACGACGGCCACCAAGTTACACGAGCTATTCCCCCACCGCACCCAGCAGGCCTGGAGACAGCGGACACTGCACGTCCAGAACAAAGTGGACGCCAACGCCATCGAGCATGCCAAGACGTCGTATTCTCATGAAAATGTCATGCGGCACTTTCGGCAGCGGTTTCCGTGGGTATACCGGGAGATCAAGAGCGAGCCCGTGGAGGCCATCGTTAAGGTCGAGAGTCCGATAATGCCCACTCCGCAGATCATGCACACCATGCCTCCTCGTCTGGAGCATATTCCTCCGCCTTCCCCTGCTCTGGCGTTCCCTCTCACTCCTCCGTTGAACACCGAAGAGCTTCCGCGAAGTCTGGCTACTTTGGAGCGCCTGTTGATCCTCAAGACAATGGCGTCTTCCAAGTCTCCGGCCACGGATTTGTCTCGTGCATGGCCACATAAGCATGTGTACGAGTGGACGACGCTGTGTGATTCTCTGAGGAATGCTTCGAACCAGGAGTTGGTGGTTGCCATGGAGACGTTTTGCGAGCAGGAGCTTCGAGCCGTGCTGGCCGTGCACTATCCCCAGTACCGTGTTCAGCGTCGTAAGAGTTGGATTGATACAGTTTTGATCAAAGGGTAG
- a CDS encoding uncharacterized protein (Truncated form of YALI0A18469g, uniprot|Q99160 Yarrowia lipolytica Homeobox protein HOY1) has translation MDKKRSKKSTLTQQQRNNKRQRANAQQLDVLRHEYRLCATPDAATRRRISALIDMTERSVQIWFQNTRAKQKKAMRGRESREDDFDDGLADVSVDDVSVDDVSMTADVINSPVDVIHHRTDVSSSADMLHHFGADLVTTPIQTHFNHLLATPPTSSSSSHVTTVDSPASSITDFSTLGHMTPNLTPTTPHQR, from the coding sequence ATGGACAAGAAACGATCAAAGAAGTCGACGCTGACACAGCAACAACGCAACAACAAGCGCCAGAGAGCTAACGCACAGCAATTGGACGTGCTCCGCCACGAGTATCGTCTGTGTGCCACTCCCGACGCTGCCACACGACGTCGAATAAGTGCTCTTATCGATATGACTGAGCGTAGCGTTCAGATTTGGTTCCAGAACACGCGTgccaagcagaagaaggctaTGCGCGGTCGGGAATCTCGCGAggacgactttgacgacGGTCTTGCTGATGTCAGCGTGGATGACGTCAGCGTGGATGACGTAAGCATGACGGCTGACGTAATCAACAGTCCTGTTGACGTAATCCACCATCGCACCGACGTTAGCAGTTCCGCAGACATGCTCCACCACTTTGGCGCCGACCTCGTCACAACCCCCATCCAAACTCATTTCAACCACTTGCTCGCAACCCCACCaacctcttcctcgtcgtcgcACGTGACCACGGTTGACTCACCCGCCTCGTCCATCACCGACTTCTCCACCCTCGGACACATGACTCCTAACCTGACCCCCACCACACCGCATCAACGTTGA
- a CDS encoding uncharacterized protein (Truncated form of YALI0A18469g, uniprot|Q99160 Yarrowia lipolytica Homeobox protein HOY1), translating into MLYHMTSEKTQFRMQFPFSAIEEIHVSRNPNDTFGALNLTLNCSPSFSIQTPKAPGRWVGCHDFSEGKQASNVTTHVCNGPATVLQQQLSRVFALRSNHVNGHVSRRRLADVIGSSDIIGSADVMGTVAVDTSNHMISSHVGDFELSVTSHCEPSHMIEPTPTPTPVANHHHHRSADSVAHVTNPSGHVTNHNHLSDPAANLTSTILGNVTPGHTTPVLDDGFELGHVTDINDLVSVAQLLPNHVTEAELASNCHMIANNAFTLDPSTPLSPFSGTLDYLEYY; encoded by the coding sequence ATGCTGTATCACATGACCTCGGAGAAGACGCAGTTTCGCATGCAGTTTCCCTTTTCGGCGATTGAGGAAATCCACGTGAGCAGAAACCCCAACGATACTTTCGGAGCTCTTAATCTGACGCTCAATTGCTCACCCAGCTTTTCGATCCAGACCCCAAAGGCTCCAGGAAGATGGGTCGGCTGTCACGACTTTTCCGAGGGCAAACAAGCGAGTAACGTGACTACTCACGTGTGCAACGGTCCCGCAACGGTGTTGCAACAGCAGCTTTCGCGGGTGTTTGCCCTGCGCAGCAACCATGTGAACGGTCACGTGTCACGACGACGGCTCGCGGACGTCATTGGGTCTTCTGACATAATCGGATCTGCTGACGTAATGGGGACTGTCGCCGTCGACACCTCCAACCACATGATCTCCAGTCATGTGGGCGACTTTGAGCTGAGCGTGACCAGCCACTGTGAGCCGTCCCACATGATCGAACCGACGCCGACGCCGACGCCAGTGgccaaccaccaccatcatcgatctgctgactcagtcgctcacgtgacaaacCCTAGtggccacgtgaccaaccaTAACCACCTGTCCGACCCCGCCGCCAACCTCACATCCACGATTCTCGGAAACGTGACGCCAGGACACACGACACCGGTTCTGGACGACGGGTTCGAgctcggtcacgtgactgacATCAACGACCTCGTCAGTGTTGCGCAATTGTTGCcaaaccacgtgaccgaggCCGAGCTCGCGAGCAACTGTCACATGATTGCCAACAATGCCTTTACTTTGGATCCGTCTACTCCTCTGAGTCCGTTTTCGGGCACGTTGGATTATCTGGAGTATTACTAA